Proteins from a genomic interval of Gordonia sp. SL306:
- a CDS encoding transglycosylase family protein — MTMSMKKLAVRAGIVGALSLAPLAAFAGNASAAGNWDAVAQCESGGNWSTNTGNGYYGGLQFSQSTWEANGGSGNPASASKAEQIRVAENVLASQGPGAWPVCGSNL; from the coding sequence ATGACCATGAGCATGAAGAAGCTCGCAGTGCGCGCCGGAATCGTCGGTGCGCTGTCCCTGGCCCCACTCGCCGCCTTCGCCGGTAACGCTTCGGCAGCCGGCAACTGGGACGCCGTCGCCCAGTGCGAGAGCGGTGGCAACTGGTCCACCAACACCGGCAACGGCTACTACGGCGGTCTGCAGTTCTCGCAGAGCACCTGGGAGGCCAACGGTGGGTCCGGTAACCCGGCCAGCGCCTCGAAGGCCGAGCAGATCCGCGTGGCCGAGAATGTTCTCGCCTCGCAGGGTCCGGGCGCCTGGCCCGTGTGCGGCTCCAACCTCTGA
- a CDS encoding ABC transporter ATP-binding protein: MITVENLTKRYGDHIAVDDVSFACKPGQVTGFLGPNGAGKSTTMRIIAGLTPATSGTANVGGTAFRDIPNPATQVGVLLDASAQHAGRTGAEILRLSAMTLGIPKSRVAEMLEMVSLTPDEADRRVRNYSLGMRQRLGIANALLGEPHILILDEPANGLDPAGIHWMRTLLRDYANRGGTVLLSSHLLHEIEIIADEILVIGHGRIVAQGTKDELLAGNGARVRSLDDTALAAALSRADIHARPADGGGLTTDAAPEDVGRVAAASGIVLVELRPGDGAQLEEMFLQLTQQTQREQPVLQGAQP, from the coding sequence ATGATCACCGTCGAGAACCTCACCAAGAGATACGGCGACCACATCGCCGTCGATGACGTGTCCTTCGCCTGTAAGCCCGGTCAGGTCACCGGATTTCTGGGACCGAACGGCGCAGGCAAATCCACCACCATGCGGATCATCGCCGGCCTGACGCCTGCCACCTCGGGCACCGCGAACGTCGGTGGCACGGCGTTTCGGGACATCCCCAATCCGGCGACCCAGGTCGGGGTGCTCCTCGACGCGTCCGCCCAACACGCCGGACGCACGGGCGCCGAGATCCTACGGTTGAGTGCGATGACGCTCGGCATCCCGAAGTCGCGTGTCGCGGAGATGCTCGAGATGGTGAGTCTGACGCCCGACGAGGCCGACCGCCGTGTCCGCAACTACTCCCTCGGCATGCGTCAGCGCCTCGGAATCGCGAACGCGCTGCTGGGCGAGCCGCACATCCTGATCCTCGACGAACCGGCCAACGGGCTCGATCCCGCGGGTATCCACTGGATGCGAACTCTGTTGCGGGACTATGCGAATCGGGGCGGCACGGTATTGCTGTCGTCGCACCTGCTGCATGAGATCGAGATCATCGCCGACGAGATCCTGGTGATCGGACACGGCCGGATCGTCGCCCAGGGCACCAAAGACGAACTCCTCGCCGGAAACGGTGCCCGGGTCCGCTCACTCGACGACACCGCGCTGGCCGCGGCCCTCTCGCGCGCCGACATCCATGCCCGGCCGGCGGACGGTGGCGGTCTGACCACCGATGCCGCCCCCGAAGACGTGGGCCGGGTCGCCGCCGCATCCGGGATCGTGCTGGTGGAGCTGCGCCCGGGCGACGGTGCGCAACTCGAAGAGATGTTCCTGCAGCTCACGCAACAGACCCAACGCGAACAACCAGTCCTCCAGGGAGCACAGCCATGA
- a CDS encoding cation:proton antiporter: protein MLLAEASSEMDTTAIESLFWIAAAAVASPLISRVTRGYVPDAVVLLIAGMVVGPNMLGWADNDSVAILSQMGLGLLFLLAGYELDPQLLSGKSGRVARFTWLIGLVSALVVVTLTVPGEGFSTHIAVAIALTSTALGTLLPIIREAGVLDTPLGRSVMAHGAVGELGPILAMSLLLTSRDLVGALVVLVLFGVAAVIIGAVPQRLITRVPGVRRAVTVMRGGTIQLPVRIVILLLVSLMTVAAVFDLDVVLGAFAAGLILRRLIGPEQQEVGKSLEVIGFGVFIPVFFVTSGMGIDVTAVLGHPGTWAALVAAIAIARGLPVWLSERYIDHGANLEFGHERAQLALYAATGLPIIVAVTQVATASDLMSIGVASTLVAAGATTVLLFPMVARLIGARHRSDMTT, encoded by the coding sequence ATGCTGCTGGCCGAAGCGTCGTCCGAGATGGACACGACGGCGATCGAATCGCTCTTCTGGATCGCGGCAGCGGCGGTGGCCTCCCCACTGATCTCCCGGGTCACCCGCGGCTATGTGCCCGATGCGGTGGTGCTGCTGATCGCGGGAATGGTCGTCGGACCGAACATGCTGGGCTGGGCCGACAACGACAGTGTCGCGATCTTGAGCCAGATGGGCCTCGGACTGCTCTTCCTGTTGGCCGGCTACGAGCTGGATCCGCAATTGCTGAGCGGCAAGTCGGGGCGGGTTGCCCGGTTCACCTGGCTGATCGGCCTGGTGTCCGCGCTGGTCGTCGTCACGCTGACGGTTCCGGGCGAGGGTTTCTCCACCCACATCGCCGTGGCCATCGCCCTCACCTCGACCGCGCTCGGCACCCTGCTGCCGATCATCCGTGAGGCCGGTGTTCTCGACACACCACTGGGCCGCTCGGTGATGGCGCACGGTGCCGTGGGGGAGTTGGGGCCGATCCTGGCTATGTCGCTACTGCTGACCAGCCGAGACCTGGTGGGAGCTCTGGTGGTGCTGGTGCTCTTCGGCGTGGCCGCGGTGATCATCGGCGCTGTGCCGCAACGACTCATCACGCGTGTGCCCGGCGTGCGACGAGCCGTGACCGTCATGCGCGGCGGCACCATCCAGTTGCCGGTGCGGATCGTCATCCTGCTGCTCGTGTCACTGATGACGGTGGCGGCCGTGTTCGATCTCGACGTGGTGCTCGGGGCGTTCGCGGCGGGCCTGATCTTGCGGCGCCTCATCGGGCCCGAACAGCAAGAAGTGGGCAAGTCTCTCGAGGTGATCGGGTTCGGCGTCTTCATCCCCGTCTTCTTCGTGACGTCGGGGATGGGTATCGACGTGACCGCGGTTCTCGGACACCCGGGTACGTGGGCAGCCCTGGTCGCAGCGATCGCGATCGCCCGAGGGCTGCCGGTGTGGCTGAGCGAGCGATACATCGACCACGGGGCGAATCTGGAATTCGGCCATGAGCGTGCACAACTGGCGCTCTACGCCGCGACGGGACTGCCGATCATCGTCGCGGTGACACAGGTCGCGACGGCGTCGGACCTGATGTCGATCGGGGTGGCGTCGACCCTGGTCGCGGCAGGCGCGACGACGGTCCTGCTCTTCCCGATGGTGGCACGGCTCATCGGAGCCCGGCATCGGAGCGACATGACGACGTGA
- a CDS encoding endonuclease yields the protein MTTKKPQHMATTLVERAGRTYADEAGITLKDKPAPLFQLLVLSLLLSTRISADIAVAAARELFAAGYRTPEKMAGAQWQSLVDALGRGHYVRYDESTATRLGEAGQKVLDDHHGDLRVLARKADGDVGRAGALLQEFTGIGPVGADVFLREVQAVWEWVCPYFDKRALAAATDVGLPDDPAELGRLADGRPAVLAAALVRASLDDDLRTDLG from the coding sequence ATGACCACGAAGAAGCCGCAGCACATGGCCACGACACTCGTCGAGCGGGCCGGTCGCACCTACGCCGACGAGGCCGGCATCACCCTCAAGGACAAGCCGGCACCACTGTTCCAACTCCTCGTCCTCTCACTTCTGCTCAGCACCCGCATCTCTGCCGACATCGCCGTCGCGGCGGCGCGCGAACTGTTCGCCGCCGGCTACCGCACGCCGGAGAAGATGGCCGGTGCGCAGTGGCAGTCGCTCGTCGACGCCCTGGGACGCGGCCACTATGTGCGCTACGACGAGAGCACGGCCACCCGGCTCGGCGAAGCTGGCCAAAAGGTCCTCGACGACCACCACGGTGATCTGCGTGTGCTGGCGAGAAAAGCGGACGGCGACGTCGGGCGCGCCGGCGCACTGCTGCAGGAGTTCACCGGGATCGGCCCGGTCGGCGCGGACGTGTTCCTGCGCGAGGTTCAGGCGGTCTGGGAGTGGGTCTGTCCCTACTTCGACAAGCGGGCGCTCGCGGCGGCGACGGACGTAGGTCTGCCCGACGATCCCGCCGAATTGGGCAGGCTCGCCGACGGCCGACCGGCAGTCCTCGCGGCCGCCCTCGTTCGGGCTTCCCTCGACGACGATCTCCGCACGGATCTGGGCTGA
- a CDS encoding YbdD/YjiX family protein, translating to MIDTVRRGWHAVSWYVGSVMGDRDYARYLEHAARTHPDRPPLSEREYWRHRYAEQDRNPGARCC from the coding sequence ATGATCGACACCGTTCGTCGCGGATGGCACGCCGTCAGTTGGTACGTCGGCAGCGTGATGGGTGACCGCGACTACGCGCGCTATCTCGAACACGCCGCACGCACTCATCCGGATCGGCCTCCGCTCTCCGAGCGGGAGTACTGGCGGCACCGGTATGCAGAACAGGACCGCAATCCCGGCGCTCGCTGCTGCTGA
- a CDS encoding response regulator: protein MSAHIMIVDDDPLVRSGLRLLLGGDPELDVAAEAANGQDAVDRHRAEPVDMVLMDLRMPVMDGIAATAALKAVERPPSVIVLTTFDADDYVVRALAVGADGFLLKDTAPQDIVAAIKNVLRGEPALSPSVTAALIKQVVHNGGVAGRSSPGHASLGSLTEREREVAVCLAKGASNAEIAEELYMSVATVKAHISHIFGKLGTSNRVQVAIIMHDAGLA from the coding sequence ATGAGCGCGCACATCATGATCGTCGACGACGATCCGCTTGTCCGTTCCGGTCTGCGGCTGCTGCTCGGCGGCGATCCCGAGTTGGATGTCGCGGCCGAGGCAGCCAACGGCCAGGACGCCGTCGATCGGCACCGCGCCGAGCCGGTCGACATGGTCTTGATGGATCTCCGGATGCCCGTGATGGACGGGATCGCCGCGACCGCGGCACTCAAGGCCGTCGAGCGTCCCCCGTCGGTCATCGTCCTGACGACCTTCGATGCCGACGACTACGTGGTCCGCGCGCTGGCGGTCGGCGCCGACGGATTCCTGCTGAAAGACACGGCACCGCAGGACATCGTCGCCGCGATCAAGAACGTCCTTCGTGGTGAGCCGGCGCTGAGCCCGTCGGTGACCGCCGCCCTGATCAAGCAGGTGGTGCACAACGGTGGTGTCGCCGGCCGTTCGTCGCCCGGGCACGCGTCCCTCGGCAGTCTGACCGAGCGCGAGCGCGAGGTCGCGGTGTGCCTGGCGAAAGGTGCGTCGAACGCGGAGATCGCCGAGGAGCTCTACATGAGCGTGGCAACCGTCAAGGCGCACATCTCGCACATCTTCGGCAAGCTCGGGACCTCGAATCGGGTCCAGGTCGCGATCATCATGCATGACGCGGGCCTGGCCTGA
- a CDS encoding acyl-CoA thioesterase → METLDDPEAVGSSDELSDRISLSMSLLMTPDMANFAGNVHGGTLLKLLDQVAYACASRYSRRYAVTLSVDRVIFREPIRVGEVLTLTASVNYTGRTSMEVGIRVDTEDVHTGQRRHTNSCYFTMVATDDNGRPHEVPQLIPRTEVQKRRFRDAQDRRAALRSAQ, encoded by the coding sequence ATGGAGACCCTCGACGACCCGGAGGCCGTCGGCAGTTCCGACGAGTTGTCCGACCGCATCAGTCTGTCGATGTCACTGTTGATGACACCCGACATGGCGAACTTCGCCGGGAACGTCCACGGCGGCACGCTGCTCAAGCTGCTCGATCAGGTGGCGTATGCGTGTGCGAGCCGCTATTCGCGGAGGTACGCGGTGACACTCTCGGTCGACCGGGTGATCTTCCGGGAACCGATCCGGGTCGGCGAGGTCCTCACCCTCACCGCGTCGGTCAACTACACCGGCCGCACGTCGATGGAGGTCGGCATCCGGGTCGACACCGAGGACGTGCACACGGGACAACGACGCCATACCAACAGCTGCTACTTCACGATGGTCGCGACCGACGACAACGGACGGCCACACGAGGTGCCGCAACTCATTCCGCGAACGGAGGTGCAGAAACGCCGCTTCCGTGACGCGCAGGACCGGCGTGCCGCGTTACGGTCCGCGCAATGA
- a CDS encoding carbon starvation CstA family protein — MTVTDERADDPNFEYVRTDPDRPPVAIIDRSPMTTGKKILFAIIGLIGAVSWAIVAFVRGENVNAVWFVLAAVCTYVIAYRFYARMIEMKVVKPRDDHATPAEVLDNARDYMPTDRRVLFGHHFAAIAGAGPLVGPVLAAQMGYLPGTIWIIIGAVFAGCVQDYLVLSISTRRRGRSLGQMARDELGAFGGTAAIVAVFVIMIILIAVLALVVVNALAESPWGVFSIAMTIPIALFMGVYLRYLRPGRVSEVSIIGVVLLLGAIVAGRYVGESSWGNDWFSLSPVVLSWAIIIYGVAAAVLPVWLLLAPRDYLSTFMKVGTIALLALGILLVRPVMEAPAVSDFAWNGKGPAFAGALFPFLFITIACGALSGFHSLIASGTTPKMLAKEGQARIIGYGGMLTESFVAIMALITACILDQHLYFAMNAPKAVTGGTAEGAADYVNGLGLGGTPATAEHLQQAADGVGESSIVSKTGGAPTLAMGMADTLQDAIGGESLRSFWYHFAIMFEALFILTTVDAGTRVARFMLSDGIGNLPGAKRFKDPSWRPGAWLCTLIVCALWGSILLMGVTDPLGGINTLFPLFGIANQLLAAVALTVVTVVLFKRGQVKWAWIPGVPLIWDLIVTMSASWQKIFSDNPSIGYWSQHSAFVDAKDQGLTTFKTAKSADEIDAVIRNTFIQGTLSIIFAVLVLIVAVVGAYICFRALRLGGMPTTEEEPVPSKIFGPRGLITTPTEKRVQREWDEYLAAHPATESSSSGSSSSGSPSSETGSP; from the coding sequence ATGACGGTCACCGACGAACGCGCGGACGACCCGAACTTCGAGTACGTCAGAACCGATCCCGACCGGCCGCCCGTGGCGATCATCGATCGCTCGCCGATGACGACCGGCAAGAAGATCCTGTTCGCCATCATCGGGTTGATCGGTGCGGTCTCCTGGGCGATCGTCGCCTTCGTCCGTGGCGAGAATGTGAACGCGGTCTGGTTCGTCCTGGCCGCGGTCTGCACGTACGTCATCGCGTACCGCTTCTACGCCCGGATGATCGAGATGAAGGTCGTCAAGCCGCGCGACGATCACGCAACTCCCGCCGAGGTTCTCGACAACGCCCGCGATTACATGCCGACCGACCGGCGAGTGCTGTTCGGGCACCATTTCGCGGCGATCGCCGGCGCGGGGCCCCTCGTCGGTCCGGTGCTGGCCGCTCAGATGGGCTATCTGCCGGGCACGATCTGGATCATCATCGGCGCGGTGTTCGCCGGTTGTGTGCAGGACTATCTGGTCCTGTCCATCTCGACCCGTCGTCGGGGACGGAGCCTGGGCCAGATGGCCCGCGACGAACTCGGCGCCTTCGGCGGGACGGCGGCCATCGTCGCCGTCTTCGTCATCATGATCATCCTGATCGCCGTCCTCGCATTGGTGGTCGTCAACGCCCTGGCCGAGAGTCCGTGGGGCGTGTTCTCGATCGCGATGACCATCCCGATCGCCCTGTTCATGGGCGTCTACCTGCGCTACCTCCGGCCCGGTCGGGTCAGCGAGGTCTCCATCATCGGCGTCGTGCTCCTGCTCGGCGCGATCGTCGCGGGCCGCTACGTCGGCGAATCATCCTGGGGCAACGACTGGTTCAGTCTCTCGCCGGTCGTTCTGAGTTGGGCCATCATCATCTACGGCGTGGCGGCCGCCGTGCTGCCGGTGTGGTTGCTGCTGGCGCCACGCGATTATCTCTCCACCTTCATGAAGGTCGGCACCATCGCGCTGCTCGCGCTGGGCATCCTGCTGGTCCGCCCGGTGATGGAGGCGCCGGCGGTCAGTGACTTCGCCTGGAACGGAAAGGGCCCGGCCTTCGCGGGTGCGCTGTTCCCGTTCCTGTTCATCACGATCGCCTGTGGCGCCCTGTCCGGATTCCACTCGCTGATCGCCTCGGGCACCACACCGAAGATGCTGGCGAAAGAGGGCCAGGCCCGGATCATCGGATACGGCGGCATGCTGACCGAATCCTTCGTCGCGATCATGGCGCTGATCACCGCGTGCATCCTCGACCAGCACCTCTACTTCGCGATGAACGCCCCGAAGGCGGTCACCGGCGGCACCGCCGAAGGGGCCGCGGACTACGTCAACGGTCTCGGCCTGGGTGGCACACCGGCGACCGCCGAACATCTCCAGCAGGCCGCCGATGGCGTGGGCGAATCGTCGATCGTGTCCAAGACCGGCGGCGCGCCGACGCTCGCGATGGGTATGGCCGACACCCTCCAGGACGCGATCGGCGGCGAATCGCTGCGGTCGTTCTGGTACCACTTCGCGATCATGTTCGAGGCCCTCTTCATTCTGACGACCGTCGACGCCGGCACCCGGGTCGCGCGGTTCATGCTGTCCGACGGCATCGGGAACCTACCCGGCGCAAAGCGATTCAAGGATCCGTCGTGGCGCCCCGGTGCCTGGCTGTGCACGCTCATCGTCTGCGCGCTCTGGGGATCGATACTCCTCATGGGAGTCACCGACCCGCTGGGCGGCATCAACACGCTGTTCCCGCTGTTCGGCATCGCCAACCAGTTGCTGGCGGCGGTCGCACTGACGGTCGTCACGGTCGTCCTGTTCAAACGCGGCCAGGTCAAATGGGCGTGGATCCCGGGAGTACCGCTGATCTGGGATCTGATCGTCACCATGTCCGCGTCGTGGCAGAAGATCTTCTCCGACAACCCCTCCATCGGATACTGGTCGCAGCACAGTGCGTTCGTCGATGCGAAGGACCAGGGACTGACGACGTTCAAGACGGCGAAATCCGCGGACGAGATCGACGCGGTCATCCGGAACACCTTCATCCAGGGCACACTGTCGATCATCTTCGCGGTCCTGGTGTTGATCGTCGCCGTCGTCGGCGCCTACATCTGCTTCCGGGCGCTGCGGCTGGGTGGTATGCCGACCACCGAGGAGGAGCCGGTGCCGTCGAAGATCTTCGGTCCACGCGGACTGATCACGACGCCCACCGAGAAACGGGTCCAGCGGGAATGGGACGAGTACCTCGCAGCCCATCCGGCGACCGAGTCATCGTCGAGCGGGTCATCGTCGAGCGGGTCACCGTCGAGCGAGACGGGGTCGCCATGA
- a CDS encoding sensor histidine kinase, whose protein sequence is MRPEDYQPPLTWWSHGWRLALMLLITGIAWGSRVGYQWEHVRWWFAADLAVGIVSYVLVWWRRSHPVAIATLTNLAGILSASSLGPSTLAMVSLSTRRKWREIIPQAVLAVGCGVLAEEFFNVPDVEEPLLVRYGTMLAAIATMIAWGMYIGSRRELLASWRLRATLAEAEQESEVRRARSVERARIAREMHDVLAHRISTVSMHAGALAYRDDLDRRQVRETAQTIQETSHLALTELREVLGVLREGPGDADPEVPQALPEDLDALIEENRAGGMRIEYLCAADLTAIAPARFRTLYRCLQEALTNARKHAPAATVAVRIKGDPDSGVDLLVDNPLPLRHEPTTAPPRSGLGLVGVAERVALSGGRHSAVRTDDRRFVLHVWLPWQA, encoded by the coding sequence GTGCGTCCCGAGGATTATCAGCCACCGTTGACCTGGTGGAGTCACGGATGGCGCCTGGCGTTGATGCTCCTGATCACCGGGATCGCCTGGGGTTCGCGGGTGGGCTATCAGTGGGAGCATGTTCGCTGGTGGTTCGCGGCCGACCTGGCCGTGGGGATCGTCAGCTACGTCCTCGTGTGGTGGCGGCGTTCGCATCCGGTGGCAATCGCGACCCTCACCAATCTGGCCGGGATCCTTTCGGCGAGCTCGCTCGGGCCGAGCACGTTGGCGATGGTGTCGTTGTCGACCAGACGGAAATGGCGGGAGATCATTCCGCAGGCCGTCCTCGCGGTCGGATGTGGGGTCCTCGCCGAGGAATTCTTCAATGTGCCCGATGTCGAAGAGCCTCTGCTGGTGCGCTACGGCACCATGCTGGCGGCCATCGCGACGATGATCGCGTGGGGGATGTACATCGGCTCACGCCGGGAGTTGCTGGCGAGTTGGCGCCTACGGGCGACCCTTGCCGAGGCCGAGCAGGAGTCCGAGGTGCGCCGGGCCCGGTCGGTCGAGCGGGCCCGGATCGCCCGTGAGATGCATGATGTTCTCGCTCATCGGATTTCGACGGTCAGCATGCATGCGGGCGCGCTGGCGTATCGCGATGACCTCGATCGTCGGCAGGTCCGGGAGACCGCGCAGACGATCCAGGAGACCTCCCACCTCGCCCTGACGGAGCTACGCGAGGTGCTCGGCGTTCTGCGCGAGGGGCCCGGGGACGCCGATCCCGAAGTGCCGCAGGCACTTCCCGAAGACCTCGATGCATTGATCGAGGAGAACCGCGCCGGTGGGATGCGGATCGAATACCTCTGCGCCGCGGACCTGACCGCCATCGCACCTGCGCGATTCCGGACCCTGTACCGATGCCTCCAGGAGGCATTGACGAATGCGCGCAAACACGCGCCCGCCGCCACCGTCGCGGTACGGATCAAGGGCGATCCCGATTCGGGCGTCGACCTTCTCGTCGACAACCCGCTCCCACTACGGCACGAGCCCACGACTGCGCCACCGCGTTCCGGTCTGGGTCTCGTCGGCGTCGCGGAGCGGGTCGCGTTGAGCGGGGGCCGACACTCGGCAGTACGCACCGACGACCGGCGTTTCGTCCTGCATGTCTGGCTACCGTGGCAGGCATGA
- a CDS encoding DMT family transporter → MSWLVLVVSGVLEAVWATAMGKSEGFSRLGPSAVFAVALIASMAGLAYAMRSLPTGTAYAVWVGIGATLTVVYAMATGEESVSLVKVVCIVAIVGGVIGLKMAG, encoded by the coding sequence ATGTCCTGGCTCGTTCTGGTCGTATCGGGTGTCCTGGAAGCCGTCTGGGCGACCGCGATGGGCAAGTCCGAGGGCTTCAGCCGGCTCGGACCCAGCGCGGTTTTCGCCGTCGCACTGATCGCGAGCATGGCCGGTCTCGCCTATGCGATGCGCAGTCTGCCCACCGGAACCGCCTACGCCGTCTGGGTCGGCATCGGCGCAACGCTCACCGTCGTCTATGCGATGGCGACGGGCGAGGAGTCGGTCAGCCTGGTCAAGGTCGTCTGCATCGTGGCCATCGTCGGCGGCGTGATCGGCCTCAAGATGGCGGGCTGA
- a CDS encoding ABC transporter permease subunit yields the protein MTVPVQHAPADDTIAVDRRTSSIPLTRLTAVELRKLVDTRAGFWLTASIGLISVVVVVAMLIANRDNPADLNFGQFFGMMNIPTGIILPILAVLLVTGEWSQRTALTTFTMEPRRERIVAAKLLAALAAGIGAVVLSLVLGAVGNVIAGIAFTDPAGAWSFTAAGLVNSFLLQMFGLLLGFAFAALILNTPGAIVAYFALPTALSLVTELVPWFKDNLGQWIDTGSTNAPFQSGDWATGGEWARLIVSAVIWIAIPLTLGVIRVLRSEVK from the coding sequence ATGACCGTCCCCGTGCAGCACGCGCCCGCCGACGACACGATCGCCGTCGACCGGCGAACGTCGTCGATTCCGTTGACGCGCCTGACCGCCGTCGAACTCCGCAAACTCGTCGACACCCGCGCAGGCTTCTGGCTCACCGCGTCGATCGGCCTGATCTCGGTGGTCGTCGTGGTGGCCATGCTCATCGCGAACCGCGACAACCCCGCCGACCTCAATTTCGGTCAGTTCTTCGGGATGATGAACATCCCCACCGGGATCATCCTGCCCATCCTCGCGGTCCTGCTGGTGACCGGCGAGTGGAGCCAACGGACCGCACTCACCACGTTCACGATGGAACCGCGCCGCGAGCGGATCGTCGCGGCCAAACTCCTCGCCGCACTGGCCGCAGGCATCGGCGCCGTGGTTCTCTCGCTCGTCCTCGGCGCCGTCGGAAACGTGATCGCGGGCATCGCCTTCACCGATCCGGCGGGTGCCTGGTCGTTCACCGCGGCCGGACTGGTCAACTCGTTCCTCCTGCAGATGTTCGGCCTGCTCCTCGGCTTCGCCTTCGCCGCACTGATCCTGAACACTCCTGGCGCCATCGTCGCGTACTTCGCACTGCCGACCGCACTGTCCCTCGTCACCGAGCTCGTGCCGTGGTTCAAGGACAATCTCGGCCAGTGGATCGACACCGGATCGACGAATGCGCCCTTCCAATCCGGTGATTGGGCCACCGGGGGCGAATGGGCCCGGCTGATCGTCTCCGCAGTCATCTGGATCGCCATCCCATTGACGCTGGGGGTGATCCGGGTACTGCGCTCCGAGGTCAAGTA